ATCCTGGAAGTTCAAAGGCTTAGCTCtgacttttgtttgtgttggttTCTATAGGCTACTCTTTTCTCATCGTCACTCATATCCGTGTGTCAGTGTGCGCAGTCTTTGGTGAGAGAGTAACTAGTGATGTGTACTTTAGTTTGACATGAGGCCTTTCTTTTCAAACAATTCCTTAGGCCAATGCCCCCAATGGAGCAGGCCCTCTAATTAGGGTTACCTCTGATCCTCTGTCTGCAGCTGTCTCTCCAGCCTAGGTTCTGAGAACTGGTATTATTAAGTTTGGATACCTACAACTAATGGAGTTGTGTCAAATAATAAGTTTGGTTAATGGAAGTGATTGCTTTTCAATTAAAGCTGTTTTTCTCCAGTGTGTAGGTTGAGCACGGATGAATTAAGCGGGAATTATTTTTGTCAAGCCTTTACTTAAAGTCATTAGGGATCCAGAGACCAGCTTAATCATTCATTAAGCAGGAAACCAATATACCTGCAGTAACCTAATAGATGAGACACTGTCCAATATTATGGATGACAAGTTATTGTGGTAATAGCAAGAGAAAAAGTTTGTCAGCAAAGTTCTCTCACTACTAAATTcaacacaaatgtttatatccTTCTCATCCTTGTTAGGTTCAACACAAACAATAAGCACTATAACCTGCTTTGTTTGGCAATCATAAAGAAATTTAAGTTTCATGGATAGTTTATGTCTCAAACCACATTCTCATCTCTTTCATTCCGCCTGTCTTCACCTTCTCATCCCCTTCTTTAGATGCCCTCTTGCTGTGGAACAGCGGTGCGGATCTTTATCACCACTCTTTTTGCAGCTGTGGTGCTCTTCGCCATCCTGCTGGCCTATGTGACTGGCTACCAGTTCATCCACACTGAGCAGCATCACCTCTCATTTGGTCTGTATGGCGCCATCCTGTCACTTCATCTGCTGCTGCAGAGCCTCTTTGCTTACCTGGAACACCGCCGCATGCGAGCACCTTCACGACCACAGCACCTGCGCTGCACTGTTGCCCTGTGCATTGCTGCTTATCAGGAGGACCCAGACTATCTACGCAAATGCCTTCGTAGTGTGCGCCGCATCTCCTTTCCCAGTTTAAAAGTAGTTCTTGTTGTAGATGGTAACCGGCCTGATGATGCCTACATGATGGACATCTTCCGGGAGGTAATGGGTGGAACAGAGCAGGCCGGATGCATGGTGTGGAAGGGGAACTATCATAGCAATGGGGCCGAAGATGCAGGAACGCGCTCAGTGAATATGGAAGAGGCTATTCGGGTGGCCAGAATAGTGCGCAGCTGCCGCTACTCCTGCATCATGCAGGAGTGGGGTGGGAAGAGGGAAGTGATGTATACGGCATTCAAAGCACTGGGGAACTCTGTGGATTATGTGCAGGTGAGTCTTAGTCTTAGAAATGAACTTCACTGAAAAAAGTAGCTACATCCAAAGCATTACTATCTTCATGCTAATATACTCACAGTGCTTGTGACAGTGCTTCAGAAATAATTCCTTGTTGTTAATTTCACTGTTTACAATAGCTTCTTCTTTTCGCCGTCTTCCTATGAACCTATAATCAAAGCACTGTTATATGGAGGTCATGGGTCATTTCATTGCCTTGTCACCTGCACCCTGAGAACACCTGTGTGCTGTCAGCAACCTCTCATTGCTCCTGCAATGTCCAGCTGAAACTTGAATCACCTATTCTCATTAGCCACAGGCATTACTAATTATGGAGTTAACTATAATTTTGAAaacttctaaaaataaataaataaataaattccttttttttttttttgcttatcttTTGGATATATATCTGGATATATCTTTCTGTAAAATCTTACTTATTATATGTCTGTAGGTATGTGATTCTGACACGGTTCTGGATCCAGCCTGCACAATTGAGCTGTTGAAGGTTCTGGAGGAAGACCCAAATGTAGGTGGAGTAGGAGGAGATGTACAGGTGAGAAGAATTTGTAGGGAAAATTTCACCATATAACAACTTGCTGAAAGCATGACTAATGTAATCTCTTAGTTCCACCTTACCACAGCAAGACATCATCTTCCTGATCTGTTTCAGATCCTAAACAAATATGACTCCTGGATATCCTTTCTGAGCAGTGTCAGGTACTGGATGGCATTCAACGTGGAGCGTGCATGTCAGTCGTATTTTGGTTGTGTTCAGTGTATCAGTGGACCTTTGGGGATGTACCGCAACTCCCTCCTCCAGCAGTTCTTGGAGCCCTGGTACCATCAGACCTTCCTGGGCAGCAAGTGTAGCTTTGGTGATGACCGTCACCTTACCAATCGAGTCCTCAGCTTTGGCTACAAGACTAAGTTTACTGCACGCTCACAATGCCAGACTGAGACACCTACTCACTACCTCCGCTGGCTCAACCAGCAGACTCGCTGGAGCAAGTCGTACTTCCGGGAGTGGCTCTACAATGCTCTTTGGTTCCACAAACACAGCCTCTGGATGACCTATGAGTCTGTGGTAACTGGattctttccctttttcctgGTGGCTACAGTTATCCACTTGTTCTATCGAGGACGCCTGTGGAACATCCTACTGTTCCTGCTAACAGTTCAGCTGGTGGGAATGGTGAAGGCTACCTATGCCTGCTTTCTGAGAGGCAGCTTGGTCATGATATTTATGTCCCTCTACTCCCTGCTGTACATGTCTAGCCTCTTGCCAGCTAAAATCTTTGCCTTGTTGACTATCAATAAAGCAGGCTGGGGCACATCTGGGAGGAAGAAGATCGTCGTGAATTTAATTGGGGCTGTACCAGTAACTGTTTGGGCACTCCTTTTGCTTGGTGGTGTAGCTTATACGATTTACTGTGAGACACAGGAACCTTTCAGTGAAACTGAGAAGGTGCTACTTATTAGTGGGATTATCCTTTATGCCTGCTACTGGTTTGTACTTCTGGTGCTCTACTTGGCTATAGTAGCCAAGCGTTGTAACAAGAGGGAGGAACAGTATCACCTACCCTATGCTGAGGCCTAGAATGCCTTAACAATGTTACTGGATAAACTCTGTGGGACTGGTTTGAATCAGTCTTCTACCTCTCTGGTGCTAAGCTCATTGTCATATTGGTGAAGGATGCATAGTCACTTGGTTTGCAAGACTACTGAGCTTTATCCCACCAGTTAAGATACATTATTGGCCTTCCAAGAAGGTACAGTTGAGCTGTGCAGCATTTTTGCTTCTCAAATATAAAGCATAGATCAGAGGAAATGTTTAATCATGGTGCTGAGCTCACACCATCATACATGAATATAGTGGT
Above is a window of Tachysurus vachellii isolate PV-2020 chromosome 9, HZAU_Pvac_v1, whole genome shotgun sequence DNA encoding:
- the has3 gene encoding hyaluronan synthase 3, which translates into the protein MPSCCGTAVRIFITTLFAAVVLFAILLAYVTGYQFIHTEQHHLSFGLYGAILSLHLLLQSLFAYLEHRRMRAPSRPQHLRCTVALCIAAYQEDPDYLRKCLRSVRRISFPSLKVVLVVDGNRPDDAYMMDIFREVMGGTEQAGCMVWKGNYHSNGAEDAGTRSVNMEEAIRVARIVRSCRYSCIMQEWGGKREVMYTAFKALGNSVDYVQVCDSDTVLDPACTIELLKVLEEDPNVGGVGGDVQILNKYDSWISFLSSVRYWMAFNVERACQSYFGCVQCISGPLGMYRNSLLQQFLEPWYHQTFLGSKCSFGDDRHLTNRVLSFGYKTKFTARSQCQTETPTHYLRWLNQQTRWSKSYFREWLYNALWFHKHSLWMTYESVVTGFFPFFLVATVIHLFYRGRLWNILLFLLTVQLVGMVKATYACFLRGSLVMIFMSLYSLLYMSSLLPAKIFALLTINKAGWGTSGRKKIVVNLIGAVPVTVWALLLLGGVAYTIYCETQEPFSETEKVLLISGIILYACYWFVLLVLYLAIVAKRCNKREEQYHLPYAEA